CACTTGAGATGACAACTAGAGACGTCAATTATTAAAGCAAAGTTGTTTTATTACATCATTCACAAATTTCGATGCTACGACCGGAGTTTGTAAATCTATATGTGGGAACTCATTAAAGTATGGACATTTTACGATGACTCTAATGTCCGTAACAGTACGTAGCATGCGACAGGAATACGTAAATCCACGGAAGAGAAATGACTAGTTCATTGTCTATACGAACACAAGTACAGTTTTTCTCGTTCTATGTACAATATTTTGCAGCAAAGAGTCTTCGGCGGAAGATAGTAAATATTGTTCTAAGCGATCCTTTCTCGCACAGTGCGGTGCTGAATGGTGAGTCACTGTATTCGCCACTCGCTTTGGAAACTATGCTGAACAGACATTTGCGCGTTAATTACTAGCGAGAGGCGATGCAAATCGTCTAAATCGCGCCTCGCTCACAAGCTTCGTGTTTACGTCAGCGGTGAAAGGTATAACTCAGGAATGTCCACACCACAGCACGAGGTCACGTGTCTAGGATACTCGGCGtctctaacatttttttttatggtGGTGTTTCAGGTCAGAATCCCGTTACACACGTTCTTGGCTATAGTATGTGACCACACTGATAAAAACTATggcaaagacaaacaaaaaaaatcgTTTATCGAAAACTAATTCTCAAGTTTAGTTCCGGCGGCCTCATTACGTCAATCCTCAGAAGGCACCACACTTTAGGGTAACTTTCGCAGCACTAGGACCTCCTGACGACGAGAACAGAAGAATTTATAAGTATAACTTCACAGGCACTATTGTTTTCACTCTGCTTTTGCAACATTCGGTAGCGGCCGTTGTAGGCTATTGAATGCACAAGCTAATCGGACGTTTATGATTCAGCACGTCCCTCGGCGGTGAGTCACCGAACTTCGCATTATGCCACTTGAGTTCCCAGGTGTCGCCGCCGTCGGACGGCAGCCGGCGTTTCGCGGCCTCCAGAGAGTGCAGGGTGCGGGCACACGCGGCGCGGGGTCCCGGCAGGCACTGACTGTTAGCAGCGGCGTGGCCGCCTCCGCTGGTCGCTGGTGGGGCTGCCGGCTCGTTGCTTGGTATTCCGCGGCGGCCGCTCCCGCGGGGCTTCCGGCGTCGCTTCGCTTCGCGCGGGCCCTGGGCACgggacacacactcactcacacgttCTGCcgccactgcacacacacacacacacacacacacacacacacacacacacactcttcgcaCATGGACTGGGACTGCCACGAGCTGCCGCGCCGGCACACCACTGCCGTACTTCATTGTGTCAGAGAACACCTCAGCTGCTTTCAGAAGTAACAGCGAGAAAGAAAATTGCAACCAGCCACATTGAGGTCGCAAAATTGATGGGACAGGGATACGCgtgtatacagatgacggtagtatcgcgtacacagggtaaAAGCGCAGTGCACAGGTGAGTTGCCACATCTACTAGggagatttatgtgaaaaggtttccaacatgattatggcagcacgactttGAACGTgttatgctagttggagctagacacatgggacaatccatttcggaaatcattaggcgaTTCAGTGTTGAGAGAACCACAGTGTGAatagtgtgccgacaataccacaTTTCTGGCATTacggttaggttagtggtgtttaacgtcccgtcgacaacgaggtcattagagatggagcgcaagctcgggttagggaaggatggggaaggaaatcggccgtgccctttcaaaggaaccatcccggcatatgcctgaaacgatttagggaaatcacggaaaacctaaatcaggatggccggagacgggattgaaccgtcgtcctcccgaatgcgagtccagtgtgctaaccactgcgccacctcgctcggtctggcattacctctcaccgcaggcagcgcagtggccgacggccttcacttaacgaccgagagcagcgaaatTTGCCTAGAGTTGATGgtactaacacacaagcaacactgtgtgaaatagccgtagaaatcaatgtgaaacgtatccgttagggcagtgaggCGACgtctggagttaatgggctatggcaatagACCACTGACGCAAGTGTCTTtgataacaccacgacatcgcccgcagtgcctctcctaggctcgtgaccatatcggttgcactcTATAGACAACTGTTTagattagtcccccccccccccccccaaaaaaaaggctctgagcactatgggactcaattctaaggtcatcagtcccatagaacttagaactacttaaacgtaactaacctaaggacatcacacgcacccatcccccaggcaggattcgaacctgcgaccgtagtggtcgcgcgattccagactgtagcggctagaaccgctcggccacctcggccggcgattagtcccatttcagctggtaagagctgttgCTATGGTTCGAATGTCGCGCCGACCccacgaagttgtcaacaaggcgctctgcaagctggtggtggctccataatggtgtgggctgcgtttacatggcatGAACTGGctgctctggtccaagtgaaccgatcattcactagaaatggttatgttcggatacttggagaccattgcagccatggacttcatgttatagatgagaatgtgccatgtcaccgagccacaattgttcgcgatcggcttgtagaacattctggacaattctagagaATGATTTGGCTGCCAAGATCTCTCGATGTTAAGCCTATCTGACATATATGCGAACATAATCCACaggtcagtttatgcacaaaatcctgcgcctacaatactttcgcaattatggacggctatagcagcagtatggctcaatatttgtgcaggggatttccaaagacttgtccatgccacgtcgggctgCTGCGCTACGCCAGCcaacaggaggtccgacacgatgttaggtggaatcccacgactttcgtcactgCATTATCAAACGGCTGTAATGACCCTACAAACACAATTTCCGATTTACAGCTAGCCTGTCTGACTGTCTCGAAGAGGCAACAAAAACTTCACTTGAAATGCTGCCATAATCTGCTTATTAAGAAGTAAAACCTTACGTTAAAATTGTAACACTAGGAGACAAGTATCAAAGTTAGGAACTATGAGTACGTCTTAAGGTAGCGTAACTCAAGGTGCGTAAATTATTGAGACTATATTCATGCAACGTCTTAGAATAAGAGTACTTTGCGACTTCccataaactttaaacataattcatCTAGTGGAGATTGATTCTttaaccattttattaatttttgttttgaactACTAGTACCTTTCGCATGACACCACATATGCTCTTGCCAGACAGACACATCTAGTGATACTCTGAGGTACTCCTACGAATGTAGTACATTGTAGCATTCACTTACAGCTTCCAAAGTAACAGTAGGCGTAGAGATGGTGCTAGAAGATTGTaacatgtgttgtttttttttacagTGATCATATTGAAGAGATCGTTTACACTGAAAGTACGTGTGTCGAAAGGTACTGTACGtgaatttgagtttgtactactgcttttatgagTAGGCTCGAAATGAAAACACTGGAGGAGTATGTGGTTTTTATATAAATTTACTACATTTTAGGTCCATTTTTCTTGTCTTTAGGAAagtaatttgttttaggcattgtGGGTTTACTGAGGTTTCGAGATGTGAGATCGTGTCCAGCAAAATTGCGAATTTGCTTTCAAAAATATTTCGTGATATGATCAGTGGTTAAAGAATTTAtgtcccagtgcttccagaatgaaTCCACCTCCTTATAACAActcgttatttattttttgccaatttcttcttgtattcgtcgcTTACTACGAAAATGAAGGTTAATTctgtgaaacattttaaaattccagaatgagattttcactctgcagcggagtatgcgctgatatgaaacttcctagcagattaaaactgtgtgcccgaccgagactctgtaaagtttggaaggtaggagacggatactggcagaagtaaagctgtgagtaccgggcgtgagtcgtgcttcggtatctcagttggaaGTCGCCTTTcagcacgctagcggcacggacgtcttgtttacgtcctcgccgcgcagctcgctcgcggagttgtttacgtgattctgccgtcttagcgcgctatatttcattcgacagagaatggcttatgcccaccgaaaatcgacactgaagattagctttgcacctgaatatgcccgaccaaaagcactggaaatcgaacagtttatcagagatgaagtcaagattgactgcaacgatcttgttggcatccacctttctatagtgagcagtgtggtatacgtgaaattggtcaacgaagacatatgtgaaaaaattctagatgcaactcgaagtggtcttaagttccgtcactctgatggacacatcggtgacgtaactgtggaacatgcgggacttggactgcgcacgatacgtgtttttgaactccctttcgaggtgccttcagaggtagtggtatctgcattccatccatatggaaaagtgattagccacacagctgagaagtgggttcagttcactacatacccggttctcaatggagtacggcagatccgcatagaactaaccaaacatgtgccgtcctacttatatattggtggctgccgtgcaattattatttatgatggacagccgaagacatgctcgggatgtggcaaagaaggacacctccgttccagctgtctgcagcgcagaatcacacagttaccgcctggggacctgccggccacgaccgctccgacgtcgctaccgctgacgtttgtcgaagctctccatagcgacccccgaccgcgaacaccactggctcctactactggtacatcgtcgtctccggtactgcctcaggctgttgcggacggaccaacgcccttgcctcctcctcccgacgtgtgcagtggtgagcaatctcaaggacagaggatggcccttgactccatgattgtgcctaccgatgcttttgtgtctgaacatccggatccccaggcgtcttcggacactgaagatcacgtgcgcaagcaacggtcgccgaagagacgtcggaaacggcggatcgccccgtctgacacctgcaggacgcagtctcaagacgatgaagatcaaaattatcaagttgttcctgcgaaggacgaatctatggtggaagcaccaacttgcactccgtcggacgtacaaccatccttgcatgcaccaggcgctgtacctatggacgttgaacaacagctgagccaggacaactcttccaccaccgacgtgacactgccttcggactctgctggtactccactggacgcacaccatccacgcacccttgcgtggtctgacgatgtagccgacgaaacaccaactagtgagacagccgcgaatgccgctgctccagcccacgactcctaatcgacagggttacaggatggggatgtgcagcctactgggacaacattcttgttcgctgctgctcttcgtgcctccatgagcgtccctgtagtcccaattctacaacaagcttacaggattggctccatcaatgtcaacaccattggcacccctgtcaaactacaattgctccgtgatatgttgagggcgtcggacctagatgttgcccttttgcaggaagttcgcctggcgacgtttcctaatgtctatggctatgtttcctacctcacgccgtgtgccgacggtggcagtgggacagctattcttttaaaggaaggcattgatgtagatgacgtgatttacctaccatcggctaggggtcttgctgtgactttccacggtgttcgagtcatcaatgtttacgctccctcgggcacggccaagcgacgggagcggtcgcgattctattcagaacagatcgctcctttgtttgtcggacgctacgaccatattgttcttggcggcgacttcaattgtgtgttatcccaaaaggaccaacatccccatttcaccacatgccaggaactcaagctgcttgtgcatgaactgaaactcaccgatacttgggaccgcgtgcatggcgatcggcctggatatacgtacgtcaccagccattcagcaagtcgtcttgaccgtgtctacgtgtccccaggactcgtaactgccacgcttgacgctgagttatggcctaccgccttttccgaccatatcgcctacatttgcactgtttcgctccagaggcagaaggtgtggcgcggtcgaggcctgtggaagctgaatgtggcccatctcaaggatccggaatttaggcaggtcgtagagacgacgtggaacaactgtgtgagacgccttccagcgtatccttcaacacttcggtggtggatcgactgcgccaagcctgctttacgtcgttctatgatgaattacggtcgcgataaaatgttatggcaccgacataccatggaatactatttcacaattctccgggaactctcaaaccttgccccctcagttcaacgacaggttgaaattcaacgtattaaggcgaagataatttctcttatgcgtcaccgccttgaaggcacagtagtacgcgcaagatgtcacgaatgtgtaccaggagagctcccgtccatgcatcatgttatccgagagaagcagcggtgtcgtagaaagttgatcaacgccctcgacatgccagatggtcgtcgattgacgtcccagaatgatatcgtaagagcctttgtggatcactacaacgagttctatgcagcagaggaccggaacgtggcggtaacgtctgatgtcctccgttccttgacagataccctggacgagtctgctgcggagattctcacggcgacaattacggctgatgacgtcgccgatgctcttcataagggtgcggcaaacaaagccccaggtccagatgggttcccgctggagttttaccgcacatttcatgacatcatgggctcacgctggactgcgatgtatgaagaactgatgaaccctgactttcctctcccacccgaattcgtagaaggcttgcttatcccgatccccaagccatcgggaggtcgaggagtggaacattatcggccgctgaccatgttaaattgtgacttcaagatttttacccggattcttggcgctcgcattaggcgcgtcgtccctcaagttatctctctggatcaaacgtgctttggaggtgatagtaacattcagacggcactcagcgattaccgtgacgttatagccctgaccatgacctgtcgcagtcgtggtgccttagtgacagtggacttcgaccacgcctttgatagagtgagtcatgactttctcgaaaacgtacttcgacggatggcctttccccacaggtttatacacctcgtcttgcggcttctccgaggtgccacgtcgcgggtgctggtcaatggccgtgtggcgggccctattaacgtcatgcggtcggtccgtcaaggatgtccgctgtcgatgctgcttttcgccattgcccttgagccactattacacggtttgaggagccggttgacgggcataacaatgagggggacttctttcatctgccgcgcctatgcagatgacttggtgttcttggttctatcggaggatgaagtgcgagaggcactggcgtggatcaaccagtacggggctgctgcgggcagccgtgtgaacctgacgaaatctagtgctatgtccgtcggtagaggccttccagctgagagtgtggcaccattgccattagtggacaagctcaaatgtttggggatcaccttcacgcgtgatatacagcgcacgatctcatttaactacaaacgcctgcttcaagctatccgcacgaacgttcgtggcaacctcctgagagcattggacatgttacaaagggtggattttgttaacactcatctagtctcgcgactaccccatttagcacagattttaccgatgccaaaggcaatggcacacagacttcaggcggcgttcggctactttgttagcgcgggtcttatcttcaaagtccgctacgacacgctgacacttcctcctggagatggcggcctcggccttgtcaacgtccgagcgagagcagctgccctttatgtaagtacgatggttaaatcgtggatccgccgccgaaacggattatcgggaagcctgattgatgaagtggcccctccctctcgagtggcacccgttgcagtagcccatatttcttcccctctctcacatatccggacctttttcatcgaatacagttatgtccatgccgacttgcctagtaccagaccccctatgacacgtgatgtttaccgaatcatgatgagaaatcacactcggaatgttgtggaaaggcgatatcctacgatcgcatggcccttggtatggcgttctgtacaccatatatacctagacacgagcgcacgtgcgacctggtatttggtcgttaatggaaaatacatgacacaacttcgtctacatgccataaaaatgacagattcgccgctgtgtcctcgctgtcaaacgcttgatacggacgaacatcgactgatgtgtggatcttctgcagaggtgtggcagctgattcagaagatgcttgcctttcttctacgtacggctccccatgccattacaccgaaatctcttctgttcccagatgagacatacttcccaagtacgaagaccaacgctgtgatctggataaaaggtctctcgatctcttatttgttccatgaaggtgataagagtgttcttgatttttggacattcctgcaagatcgctttacttttctcatgcaccatccgcgataccgtcagtactatgccaactttttgggtagtgccttcttcgatcccccctgcagctggggtgtcccaggtatgagaagatgacttcaatgagagtgtgtaataccaggactcagtcccatgtaccggaaaatgcaatattcttcgtgaagacgtgcctggaacatgcttgactgccttgggattcggtgtgcgtctacccacaagttggcgggacgcggatgctgctttgtctgttctgccaggagggcgttttctttaattcctataattccctttaaacatttaaaaaaaacttataaaaatgctttattgacaaaatttcacagggtaatcaccagtcgctccaatctataaattcattgtactattctagttcattttactgtttaattttatttaaatcaaggctattgcctaggaacttgtttttgttgtctgaatacatgtgttgataccactgtgatactgttatgttgtggtaaataaactttgttctccaaaaaaaaaaaaaaaaaaaaaaaaaaaaaaaaaaaaaaaaaaaaggggggggggtagcgtctttgataaaaaaaagggtagcgtctttggaaaaaaaaaagggtagcgtctttgattaaaaaaaaaaaaaagtcccagtATGGTGCACATTTTTCACTCATCACTGTTGATTCCacacaaagtcctgatgcagctgatatcattacttCTGttatgttcctttcctttttcctttcctatccattcctttcctttcttatttcctttccttttctgtccattttcctttccattttcgtttgctttcctttctccccccatgCTTCAATTTACTACTACGTATCACATCTCCAAATctcatgtggtgtctgttcttttcgaTATGTCCAACATCCGCATTCATATAATATTAATAGACTCGAGCAGCACATTGATTGCTGCCACTAAACACAGTAATTCTGTTTCCATTTCGCCATACTGTGGCACTGGTAACACTGGTTGAGATTGCTTGAAAAATCAGTCATGCGTGGTGAGGCAAGCAATCGATGGCAGCGACATTGCATGTGACGGCTCACTGCAAATTGTCGCTCATATGTGGGGCCCTTTACAAGTGGCAATTGTATGCAGTCCATCAAACTGTCTGGGCTTTGCATGCAATCAGTGACCAATTGCTGTGATTTGTCCACACACATGCAATCTCCAAAACAATTGGTTGCCCTTGCGACGGATCATTGCGACCTGTAACTTGTGTGTgggacctgtaacatgtggacaGTTATGTTGTATTTCATTGGTCATGCACTATCTTGTATCTTGAAAGAGAAAGTCTTTTATCATGCAACATGTGATACTTGCAAGTGCactgagtttctttaatctctTAATAATTTTATCTGTCATGAAAATAGAAATTGGTCTTGGTCCACAACAGCTTctatttccaaatgtgtttaaCTTGTAATTTGGTTTTGACCATACTTctccttaatttaatttcacttaagGGTTATATGTGTCTAGTAgcgtaataatgaaaaaaaaaaaaaaaaaaaaaaaaaaaaaaaaaaagttggtagagcacttgcccgcgaaaggcaaaggtcccgagttcgagtctcggtcgggcacacagttttaatctgccaggaagtttcaattttaaaattgttttccaaagtgaaaccacctccacaaaataattgactgtttactttttgccagtttctttttGTATTTGTTGCTTACTATGACGATAAAGGTCAGTCTTGTGAACAAttgaaaattaatttctttatattGTTCGGACTCAAGGATTAAAGGATAGGGGTTTGGGTTACTGGTTTTTAAATTCCGTACTACAGATTgttaaaaacaagcaataacaggcTGGGAATTAATATTTAGTTGTTAAACTTCATCTTATGTTTCTCGAAGTGTCCACTTTAAACACATTTGTGTGTGTTATACCACATGGTTGCATATCTAACGTATTGTGTAGATTCTTAAATAAATACACATCATATAGAAATATAGAATATAAATACCCGAGTATCAGCATATTttctatctcccccctccccccccccccccccctccggttcTCTCTACATTTTCGGTCGGCTGATCGTTTACTTTATTTTCGTCTTTTCGGCAGAAATCAGACACATGTAAGTATTTTTATAGGTGTCGTCAGGCCTCGAAAAAGCCACATTAGTCGAGGCACGAGGCATATGCATTTCAGAAAAAGAGCTTCAATTCGGTACGCTTCTGCAAGAGAAGTTAAGTCACCATGCAATTTAAAACTGAAAGGTGCAGTAAATGGGCTAAAAACAGCTGTGGACTGCAAAGACTGGAGTATATAGCAGAATAAACGGTGGCGTTAGTGTTTAAAACGTGTTCAGAGATGAGGAACTGCCGCACCAAACGACAGACTGAAGGAAATAAAACAAGGAGCCATCCATTCGGACAGAAATTCGTTTTTTCAAGCTGGCGTTCTTGCGCAGCGAATCAAGTGTCCGATCATCAAGAAAAGTCGTTGTGCAGCAGGTGGTGGTCCTCCAGAGGTTAACGGAACTCTTCACCAGCGCCGCGTAAGCGCCGTCTCCCAGAAGTATGCCACGGACGAGCGGCTGATTCATTCGCGAGCAAACCGTGGTTTCGTGCCTGCGCATTCCTCCAGTGACGTCAGAGACCACAGGTGAGAGGCCTCTG
The Schistocerca gregaria isolate iqSchGreg1 chromosome 1, iqSchGreg1.2, whole genome shotgun sequence genome window above contains:
- the LOC126281329 gene encoding uncharacterized protein LOC126281329, with translation MGAKGPREAKRRRKPRGSGRRGIPSNEPAAPPATSGGGHAAANSQCLPGPRAACARTLHSLEAAKRRLPSDGGDTWELKWHNAKFGDSPPRDVLNHKRPISLCIQ